In one Sphingomonas hankookensis genomic region, the following are encoded:
- a CDS encoding glycosyltransferase family 2 protein, which translates to MTPLDLAIVVPVFNERGNVPLLVAALDAALASIAWEAIFVDDDSPDGTADVARAIARHDPRIRVIQRIGRRGLSSACIEGMCATAAPLVAVIDGDLQHDETLLPRMAAALTADPALDLVIGSRFVAGGGTGAWDADRVAKSALATRLSRRVLKADLSDPMSGFFMIRGEVVRRVVPRLSGIGFKILLDILTAAPQPLKFVELPYVFRTRLLGESKLDHVVALEYLIALYDRMFGRVVPVRFVMFSAIGAAGAIVHLAALGLLLELGAGFIAATIVATVAAMTFNFFLNNHLTYRDRRLRGPRALLDGWVSFCAVCSVGAVANVGVAAFLYDVRGGAWALPALAGIAVGAVWNFALSSRFTWGRYGRKRSA; encoded by the coding sequence ATGACCCCCCTCGACCTCGCCATCGTCGTGCCCGTATTCAACGAACGCGGCAACGTGCCGCTGCTCGTCGCCGCGCTCGACGCGGCGTTGGCCAGCATCGCGTGGGAAGCGATCTTCGTCGACGACGACAGCCCCGACGGCACCGCCGATGTCGCACGCGCCATCGCCCGCCATGACCCGCGCATCCGTGTGATCCAACGGATCGGCCGGCGCGGCCTGTCGAGCGCCTGTATCGAGGGGATGTGCGCCACCGCTGCGCCGCTGGTCGCGGTGATCGACGGCGATCTGCAGCATGACGAGACGCTGTTGCCGCGCATGGCGGCGGCGCTGACCGCCGACCCCGCGCTCGACCTGGTGATCGGCTCGCGCTTCGTCGCCGGCGGCGGGACCGGGGCATGGGACGCCGACCGCGTCGCCAAATCGGCGCTCGCCACCCGCCTGTCGCGCCGCGTGCTGAAGGCCGATCTGTCCGACCCGATGAGCGGCTTCTTCATGATCCGGGGCGAGGTCGTGCGCCGCGTCGTGCCGCGGCTGTCGGGGATCGGCTTCAAGATCCTGCTCGACATCCTGACCGCCGCGCCCCAGCCGCTCAAATTCGTCGAGCTGCCCTATGTGTTCCGCACCCGCCTGTTGGGGGAGAGCAAGCTCGACCATGTCGTCGCGCTCGAATATCTGATCGCGCTCTACGACCGGATGTTCGGGCGGGTGGTGCCGGTGCGCTTCGTCATGTTCTCCGCGATCGGCGCGGCGGGGGCGATCGTCCATCTCGCGGCGCTGGGGCTGCTGCTCGAACTGGGCGCAGGCTTCATCGCGGCGACGATCGTCGCGACGGTGGCGGCGATGACGTTCAATTTCTTCCTGAACAACCACCTGACCTATCGCGACCGGCGGCTGCGGGGGCCAAGGGCGCTGCTCGACGGCTGGGTATCGTTCTGCGCGGTATGTTCGGTCGGCGCGGTCGCCAATGTCGGGGTCGCGGCGTTCCTGTACGATGTGCGCGGCGGGGCGTGGGCGCTGCCGGCGCTGGCGGGAATCGCGGTCGGCGCGGTGTGGAATTTCGCGCTGTCGTCGCGGTTTACGTGGGGGCGGTACGGGCGGAAGCGCTCGGCCTAG
- the leuB gene encoding 3-isopropylmalate dehydrogenase has product MALIAILPGDGIGPEVVAAARQVLDALDLGLTFEEAPVGGAAYRAHGHPLPPATLDLAKRADAVLFGAVGDPEFDNVAREHRPEQAILGLRKELGLFANLRPAKLFAGLEDASALRPEVAAAIDMVIVRELTGDVYFGEKGRGTTADGLREGHDLMRYDEAEVARIARVAFETARTRNHRLCSVDKANVLETSQLWRDVVIEVSADYPDVALTHMYVDNAAMQLVRNPGQFDVIVTGNLFGDILSDQASMCAGSIGMLPSAAINQDRKGLYEPIHGSAPDIAGQGKANPLATILSAAMMLRHSLGEADAADRIEAAVTAALVAGHRTPDLGGTATTQDMTNAVLAAL; this is encoded by the coding sequence ATGGCTTTGATCGCGATACTGCCCGGCGACGGGATCGGACCGGAAGTGGTGGCAGCGGCGCGCCAAGTGCTGGATGCGCTCGATCTCGGGCTGACGTTCGAGGAAGCACCGGTCGGCGGCGCGGCCTATCGCGCCCATGGCCATCCGCTGCCGCCCGCGACGCTCGATCTGGCCAAGCGTGCCGATGCCGTCCTGTTCGGCGCGGTCGGCGATCCCGAATTCGACAATGTCGCGCGCGAACATCGTCCGGAACAGGCGATCCTCGGCCTGCGCAAGGAACTGGGCCTGTTCGCCAATCTGCGCCCGGCCAAGCTGTTTGCGGGGCTGGAGGACGCCTCCGCGCTCCGCCCCGAAGTCGCCGCCGCGATCGACATGGTGATCGTGCGCGAGCTGACCGGCGACGTCTATTTCGGTGAGAAGGGCCGGGGCACGACGGCGGACGGCCTGCGCGAGGGCCATGACCTGATGCGCTATGACGAGGCGGAGGTCGCCCGCATCGCCCGCGTCGCGTTCGAGACGGCGCGCACCCGCAACCACCGGCTCTGTTCGGTCGACAAGGCCAACGTCCTCGAAACCTCGCAGCTATGGCGCGATGTGGTGATCGAAGTCTCGGCCGACTATCCCGATGTCGCGCTGACCCACATGTATGTCGACAATGCCGCGATGCAGCTGGTGCGCAATCCGGGCCAGTTCGACGTGATCGTCACCGGCAATTTGTTCGGCGACATATTGTCCGATCAGGCGAGCATGTGCGCCGGGTCGATCGGCATGCTGCCCTCCGCCGCGATCAATCAGGACAGGAAGGGCCTGTACGAACCGATCCACGGCTCGGCCCCCGATATCGCGGGCCAAGGCAAGGCGAACCCGCTGGCGACGATCCTGTCGGCGGCGATGATGCTGCGCCATTCGCTGGGGGAAGCGGATGCGGCCGACCGCATCGAGGCAGCGGTGACCGCCGCGCTGGTCGCTGGACACCGCACCCCCGACCTGGGCGGGACCGCGACGACGCAGGACATGACGAACGCGGTGCTGGCGGCGTTGTGA
- the recO gene encoding DNA repair protein RecO produces MHLNTTAILLSVRPHGEHGAVVRVLTEHAGVQPGYVRGGRSRAIRPVLQPGNLIRGDWRARTDTQLAALTVELVESRAPLFAEPLAAAAIDWMCALTAYALPEAQPYPRIHAALDGLFAAIAAAPGARDWVGALVRTELLILSELGFGLSLDECVATGVTDDLTHVSPKSGGAVSRAAAVGLEHRLLPLPAFLIEGGRADWAAAFDGLTLSGHFLSRDLLGLKGQDVLAARTRLVERLKRTVA; encoded by the coding sequence ATGCACCTCAACACCACCGCCATCCTCCTCTCCGTGCGCCCGCACGGCGAACATGGTGCGGTCGTGCGGGTGCTGACCGAACATGCTGGCGTCCAGCCCGGTTACGTCCGCGGCGGGCGCAGCCGGGCGATCCGGCCGGTGCTGCAACCGGGCAACCTGATCCGCGGCGACTGGCGCGCGCGGACCGATACGCAGCTGGCGGCGCTGACCGTCGAACTGGTCGAAAGCCGCGCGCCGCTGTTCGCCGAGCCGTTGGCCGCCGCCGCGATCGACTGGATGTGTGCGCTGACCGCTTATGCGCTGCCTGAGGCGCAGCCCTATCCGCGCATCCATGCCGCGCTCGACGGGTTGTTCGCGGCCATCGCCGCGGCGCCGGGTGCGCGCGACTGGGTCGGGGCGCTGGTGCGGACCGAGTTGCTGATCCTGTCCGAACTGGGCTTCGGCCTGTCGCTCGACGAATGCGTCGCGACCGGGGTGACCGACGACCTGACCCATGTCAGCCCCAAGAGCGGCGGCGCGGTATCGCGGGCGGCGGCGGTCGGCCTCGAACACCGCCTGCTGCCGCTACCCGCCTTCCTGATCGAAGGGGGCCGGGCCGACTGGGCGGCGGCGTTCGACGGGCTGACGCTGTCGGGCCATTTCCTGTCGCGCGATTTGCTGGGGCTGAAGGGGCAGGACGTGCTGGCGGCGCGCACCCGGCTGGTCGAGCGGCTGAAAAGGACGGTTGCGTGA